From one Triticum urartu cultivar G1812 chromosome 3, Tu2.1, whole genome shotgun sequence genomic stretch:
- the LOC125548712 gene encoding uncharacterized protein LOC125548712 codes for MGNCLKLQRASESWVDDDEWEVDVVEGKTAAGENEKTERMEVKIRVTKRQVQELLQQAARDGKGKRATEKVLTDLINSGTVCYHDDHETRGHWRPSLQSITEAEEP; via the coding sequence ATGGGGAACTGCTTGAAGCTGCAGCGCGCCTCCGAGTCGTGGGTCGACGACGACGAGTGGGAGGTGGACGTGGTGGAGGGGAAGACGGCGGCCGGCGAGAACGAGAAGACGGAGCGGATGGAGGTGAAGATCAGGGTGACCAAGAGGCAGGTCCAGGAGCTGCTGCAGCAGGCTGCCCGGGACGGCAAGGGGAAGAGGGCGACGGAAAAGGTGCTGACGGATCTGATCAACTCCGGCACGGTGTGCTACCACGACGATCACGAGACGAGGGGGCACTGGAGGCCGTCGCTGCAGAGCATCACCGAAGCCGAAGAGCCTTGA
- the LOC125548713 gene encoding uncharacterized protein LOC125548713, protein MGNCAITHQATSWADDGEWELPSPGDDEAHEERRKEHASEVTIRISKRQLQELVDKRADDGVWKGRRSASELLADIMNAGEVHHHVDHCRAAHWKPALQSIPEAVES, encoded by the coding sequence ATGGGGAACTGCGCCATCACGCACCAGGCCACGTCGTGGGCGGACGACGGCGAGTGGGAGCTGCCGTCGCCGGGCGACGACGAGGCGCACGAGGAGCGGAGGAAGGAGCACGCCAGCGAGGTGACCATCCGGATCAGCAAGCGCCAGCTGCAGGAGCTGGTGGACAAGAGGGCCGACGACGGCGTCTGGAAGGGCCGGCGGTCGGCGTCGGAGCTTCTGGCGGACATCATGAACGCCGGGGAGGTGCACCACCACGTCGACCACTGCAGGGCGGCGCACTGGAAGCCCGCCCTCCAGAGCATCCCGGAGGCGGTGGAGTCGTGA